In the genome of Triticum urartu cultivar G1812 chromosome 5, Tu2.1, whole genome shotgun sequence, one region contains:
- the LOC125510450 gene encoding uncharacterized protein LOC125510450 isoform X1, producing the protein MGREKLHKQPSGRLIESLKMERVRTILTHRYPYPHEHSRHFMIAVIVGWLFLLSSDNLQTLIMKLDKNFKWWSMYACLIGFFYFFSSPFIRKTIKPNYSNFSRWYVAWIFLAALYHLPSFQSMGLDLRMNLSLFLTIYISSLVFLIVFHVIFLGLWYLGLVSRMAEKKPEMLTIIQNCAVISIACCVFYSHCGNRTLSRDKSIDRRTASWVAFSLWRKQNEDNTLISKLLRMHKFKDQICSSWFAPVGSASDYPLLSKWAIYGELASNGSEHSNIISPVYSLWATFIGLYMANYVVERSTGWALTHPLTISEYENLKKLLKPDFEDMVPWYSGTSTDLFKTVFDLMISVTLFVGRFDMRMMQAAMNKTPDESKSSDLLYDHLDGKDELWFDFIADTGDGGNSTYAIARLLAQPSLVVKSDDSRLIFPRGELLLIGGDLAYPNPCSFTYERRFFCPFEYALQPPAWYTPDHIALEKPELPLGVSELRQYKGPQCFMIPGNHDWFDGLNTFMRYVCHKSWLGGWFLPQKRSYFALKLPNGWWVFGLDQALHGDIDVYQFKFFAELCQQKVGEHDSVILITHEPNWLLDWYWGDKTGKNVTYLIREYLKGRCKLRMAGDLHHYMRHSCTESKEPVHVQHLLVNGCGGAFLHPTHVFENFKECYGNKYETKAVYPSYEDSSKIALGNILKFRRKNWQFDVIGGFVYFVLVFSMFPQCDSFRILHEDSWDGRVNSFFNATWNAIFEILEHSYVSLAGVLTLLTVSFFFVPTKLSRRRRALLGFLHAAAHITSAVLLMLLMELGIEICIRNHLLATSGYHTLYEWYRQAESEHFPDPTGLRARLEQWTFGLYPACIKYLMSAFDIPEVMAVTRSTICRKGIESLPRGGAIIYYVSVFLYFWVLSTPVVSMVFGSYLYVCINWFHIHFDEAFSSLRIANYKAFTRFHIKKNGDLEVFTLAVDKVPKEWMLDPDWDMEPKEPLQMSHTRRFPSKWRAASGWSDPTSVVRVVDQFVIPRTPVDPLLPDSAP; encoded by the exons ATGGGAAGAGAAAAGCTCCATAAGCAGCCATCTGGTCGTCTGATTGAATCCCTTAAAATGGAGAGGGTCAGGACTATTCTGACTCATAGATACCCATACCCACATGAGCATTCAAGACATTTCATGATTGCTGTGATTGTTGGCTGGCTTTTCCTCCTTTCATCAGATAACTTACAAACCCTTATAATGAAATTGGACAAGAATTTTAAATGGTGGTCGATGTATGCCTGTTTGATTGGTTTCTTCTATTTCTTCTCATCACCATTTATTAGGAAGACTATCAAGCCAAACTATTCAAACTTTAGTCGTTG GTACGTTGCTTGGATATTCTTGGCAGCATTATACCATCTCCCTAGTTTTCAGTCAATGGGGTTGGATTTGAGGATGAATCTTTCCCTCTTCCTCACTATTTATATTTCCTCTCTAGTTTTCTTGATCGTCTTCCACGTCATATTTCTTGGACTCTGGTATTTGGGTCTTGTTTCTCGCATGGCAGAGAAAAAGCCAGAGATGCTTACTATAATCCAAAATTGCGCA GTGATAAGTATAGCTTGCTGCGTGTTCTACAGCCACTGTGGTAACAGGACTCTTTCAAGGGATAAATCTATTGATCGTAGAACTGCTAGCTGGGTTGCATTTTCACTCTGGAGAAAGCAAAATGAGGACAACACACTGATTTCAAAGCTATTGCGTATGCATAAGTTTAAAGACCAGATTTGCTCATCCTGGTTTGCCCCGGTTGGCTCTGCCAGTGATTACCCACTTCTCTCGAAATGGGCCATTTATGGAGAA TTAGCTTCCAATGGATCCGAACACTCCAACATCATTTCACCTGTCTACTCTTTGTGGGCCACATTCATTGGTCTTTACATGGCCAATTATGTCGTGGAGCGGTCAACTGG ATGGGCTCTAACTCATCCTTTAACAATTTCGGAGTATGAGAATCTGAAGAAACTGTTGAAACCGGATTTTGAGGACATGGTTCCTTGGTACTCTGG GACCTCAACAGATTTATTCAAAACCGTTTTCGACCTCATGATATCTGTGACACTCTTTGTTGGTAGATTTGACATGCGTATGATGCAG GCTGCTATGAACAAAACTCCAGATGAATCTAAGAGCAGCGACCTTTTATACGATCATCTTGATGGGAAAGACGAACTTTGGTTTGACTTCATTGCAGATACCGGCGATGGTGGCAACTCTACATATGCTATAGCACGCTTACTTGCTCAACCTTCTTTAGTCGTAAAGTCTGATGATTCCAGGCTTATATTTCCCCGTGGAGAACTACTACTTATTGGTGGAGACCTCGC ATATCCGAATCCATGCTCATTTACATATGAGCGGCGTTTTTTCTGCCCTTTTGAGTATGCTCTCCAGCCTCCTGCTTGGTACACGCCTGATCATATAGCATTGGAAAAACCTGAACTTCCTCTTGGAGTTTCTGAGCTCAGGCAGTATAAGGGACCACAATGTTTTATGATTCCTGGAAACCATG ATTGGTTTGATGGACTGAACACATTCATGAGGTATGTCTGTCATAAGAGCTGGCTTGGTGGGTGGTTTTTACCCCAGAAGAGGAGTTATTTTGCATTAAAGCTTCCCAATGGGTGGTGGGTTTTTGGTCTTGACCAAGCTCTACATggcgacattgatgtgtaccagTTCAAGTTTTTTGCAGAATTATGTCAACAGAAG GTTGGAGAACATGATTCTGTAATTCTTATAACTCATGAGCCAAATTGGCTTCTCGACTGGTACTGGGGTGATAAAACTGGAAAAAACGTAACATATTTAATACGTGAGTACCTCAAGGGAAGGTGTAAATTGCGGATGGCTGGCGACCTGCACCATTATATGCGTCATTCTTGCACTGAGTCCAAAGAACCAGTACATGTGCAACACTTGCTTGTAAATGGTTGTGGTGGAGCCTTTTTGCATCCAAcacatgtcttcgagaacttcaAGGAATGCTATGGGAACAAGTATGAAACGAAGGCTGTATATCCTTCTTATGAAGATTCTAGCAAG ATTGCACTTGGTAATATTTTAAAATTCCGAAGGAAAAATTGGCAATTTGATGTCATTGGTGGTTTTGTGTATTTCGTGTTGGTCTTCTCAATGTTTCCACAG TGTGACTCATTTCGTATCTTGCATGAAGACTCTTGGGATGGCCGTGTGAATAGTTTCTTCAATGCAACGTGGAATGCTATTTTTGAGATTCTAGAGCATTCTTATGTATCCCTAGCTGGTGTTCTTACTCTGTTGACGGTATCATTTTTCTTTGTACCCACAAAACTATCACGTAGAAGACGTGCTTTGCTTGGCTTTCTTCATGCTGCTGCTCATATAACTTCGGCAGTACTACTGATGCTGCTTATGGAACTGGGTATTGAGATATGCATCCGCAACCATCTACTAGCGACATCAG GCTACCACACCCTCTATGAATGGTACCGTCAGGCAGAAAGTGAACATTTCCCTGATCCCACGGGGCTTCGTGCTCGTCTGGAACAGTGGACCTTCGGGCTTTATCCTGCATGTATCAAGTACCTTATGTCTGCCTTCGACATCCCAGAG GTTATGGCAGTAACTAGAAGCACAATCTGCAGAAAAGGAATAGAGTCTCTCCCTCGGGGAGGCGCCATCATCTACTATGTGTCTGTCTTTCTCTACTTCTGGGTCTTGTCGACGCCCGTTGTGTCGATGGTGTTTGGGAGCTACTTATACGTGTGTATAAACTGGTTCCATATTCACTTTGACGAGGCCTTCTCCTCCCTGCGCATAGCAAATTACAAGGCGTTCACGCGGTTCCACATCAAAAAGAATGGAGACCTTGAGGTGTTCACCCTGGCTGTGGACAAG GTGCCAAAAGAGTGGATGCTGGATCCAGACTGGGATATGGAGCCCAAGGAGCCATTGCAGATGAGCCACACCAGGAGGTTCCCAAGCAAATGGCGAGCCGCGTCGGGATGGTCGGATCCGACCAGCGTAGTTCGGGTTGTTGACCAGTTTGTCATTCCACGGACACCGGTAGATCCTCTTTTACCAGACTCTGCTCCGTGA